One stretch of Thermoproteota archaeon DNA includes these proteins:
- a CDS encoding replication factor C small subunit: MWVEKYRPTKLSEIVDQKEIIGSLTSLLKNQDEMPHLLFSGSAGIGKTTAAVCISRQILGEHWKDYTLELNASDERGINMVRDRVKKFSRFAGLDSQIPFKIIILDEADEMTSDAQTALRRIIEDTAKYCRFILIANNISKIIAPIQSRCAVFKFTSIPEKDVIDHLKVIAKKEKLKADEKGLKAICDYAEGDMRHSINLLQAAASLGDITEEHVKGAAGLSKTKDVSDILKLALDGKISEARDKMVELVKVYGMSESDFLKYINAAVFKTKNDNLGEILEVIAKYDYRLLMGSNPEIQLSALLAELSKFGKK; the protein is encoded by the coding sequence ATGTGGGTGGAAAAATACAGGCCAACAAAGCTATCTGAGATAGTAGATCAAAAAGAGATCATCGGTAGTCTTACTTCTCTTTTAAAAAATCAAGATGAGATGCCACATTTGCTATTTTCAGGATCTGCAGGTATTGGCAAGACCACTGCAGCAGTCTGTATATCACGACAAATTTTGGGAGAGCATTGGAAGGATTACACACTTGAGCTAAATGCCTCAGATGAGCGCGGCATAAACATGGTAAGAGATAGGGTTAAAAAATTCTCAAGATTTGCAGGATTGGATTCTCAGATCCCATTTAAGATAATTATCTTGGATGAGGCAGACGAGATGACATCAGATGCCCAGACTGCATTGCGCAGAATCATTGAAGATACTGCAAAATATTGTAGATTTATTCTAATTGCAAATAATATCTCAAAGATTATTGCACCGATTCAAAGTAGGTGTGCAGTATTCAAATTTACATCAATTCCAGAAAAAGACGTAATTGATCATCTAAAGGTTATAGCAAAGAAAGAAAAGCTAAAGGCAGACGAAAAGGGTCTAAAGGCAATTTGTGATTATGCAGAAGGAGACATGAGACATTCAATTAACTTGTTGCAGGCAGCTGCTAGTTTGGGTGATATTACTGAGGAGCATGTAAAGGGTGCTGCTGGACTTTCAAAGACAAAAGATGTCAGTGACATTCTAAAGCTTGCATTGGATGGAAAGATTTCAGAGGCAAGAGACAAGATGGTAGAGCTTGTGAAAGTATATGGCATGTCAGAATCAGATTTTCTAAAGTACATTAACGCTGCAGTCTTTAAGACAAAGAATGACAATCTAGGTGAAATTCTTGAGGTAATTGCAAAATATGATTATCGATTACTTATGGGATCTAATCCAGAGATCCAATTGTCAGCACTTTTGGCTGAGCTTAGCAAGTTTGGAAAAAAGTAA
- a CDS encoding archease has protein sequence MSYKFLEHATDAIIEVTAQNLNEAFTQAGLAVVDTTLDIKSVKEEEERYIAVAGSTLDYLLFDWLEAVIYQLITEGFAICRFSVKITKEESYTLEATVYGEQIDLKKHHFKVEIKAPTFHEMEIKQNDEIYMKFLLDL, from the coding sequence TTGAGCTACAAATTCCTTGAACATGCAACAGATGCAATCATTGAAGTGACTGCCCAAAATTTGAATGAGGCATTTACTCAAGCAGGATTGGCAGTAGTCGACACTACACTAGATATAAAATCTGTTAAAGAAGAAGAGGAAAGATACATAGCTGTAGCTGGCTCCACCCTAGATTATCTCTTATTTGATTGGCTTGAGGCAGTAATTTACCAATTAATTACCGAAGGATTTGCAATCTGCAGATTTTCTGTAAAGATTACAAAAGAAGAATCATACACCCTAGAAGCGACAGTGTATGGAGAACAGATTGATTTGAAGAAGCATCACTTCAAAGTAGAGATAAAGGCACCAACATTTCATGAAATGGAAATAAAGCAAAATGATGAGATATACATGAAATTTTTGCTAGACCTGTAG
- a CDS encoding RNA helicase: MKISELDFPKPIIDFFKEQGFKELYPPQSDTIKAGLLDGKSILVSAPTASGKTLIATLAMIKYLLENNGKIIYLSPLRALASEKFNEFKKIEKISNMGKTKVMISTGDFESVDQNLEKGNILVLTNEKMDSLVRHGAEWIDDVGLVIADEVHLIGDQDRGPTLEMVLTKLKLLENKPQIVGLSATITNADEIAKWLGCTLVENSWRPVPLSEGVYDGGSVTMGDGRFFEVESTIRGAPIDLGAASVKDGGQSLVFAETRTRSASLAAKASEIISRYLQESEKKILEETSKKILSNNENTALVKTLAELVKKGVAFHHAGLNQNCREIIENEFRSGRIKLLSSTPTLAAGVNLPARRVVISNIARYNAKIGANKPISVLEYKQLCGRAGRPQYDEFGEAIIVGKSNTDELIEYYIRGEPEPIESKITDDKALRIHLLSVVVTTPGIKKEEILEFFLQTLGGLQSRKSTMKFGIDIATRYLLHEGFLIKKGDRYAATDFGKKVSKLYIDPLTASYFRKALENVSEERNHTFGFLHLVSNSEEFFPKFALRNKDYETASLMIENHSSELLEPISEYDCNRSLLALQSWITESSEVSLSDNLKIESGDMHRMVETSNWLVYCLRELAKQMERPDLLDELDSLRKRIVYGIREELLDLVKIKGIGRIRARKLYNTGIKNLDDLAAIPVKKLAEIDKIGSTLADNIKSQLRKGR, encoded by the coding sequence ATGAAGATATCAGAGCTAGATTTTCCAAAACCAATAATTGATTTTTTCAAGGAACAAGGATTCAAGGAGCTTTACCCTCCCCAATCAGATACGATCAAGGCAGGTCTCTTAGATGGAAAGAGCATTCTAGTTTCTGCACCAACTGCCAGTGGAAAAACTCTGATTGCAACACTTGCAATGATAAAATATCTGCTTGAGAATAATGGAAAAATAATCTACCTGAGCCCACTTCGTGCACTTGCTTCTGAAAAATTTAACGAGTTTAAAAAAATTGAAAAGATTTCAAACATGGGTAAAACAAAGGTGATGATCTCCACTGGAGATTTTGAATCAGTTGATCAAAATCTAGAGAAAGGAAACATCTTGGTTCTAACAAATGAAAAGATGGACTCACTAGTTAGACATGGTGCTGAATGGATTGATGATGTTGGTTTAGTTATTGCTGACGAAGTCCATTTGATTGGGGACCAGGACAGAGGACCTACACTAGAAATGGTTCTAACAAAACTCAAACTTTTAGAGAACAAACCCCAGATTGTAGGTCTCAGTGCTACCATAACTAATGCTGATGAGATTGCAAAATGGCTTGGATGCACTCTAGTTGAAAATTCATGGAGACCAGTTCCACTATCTGAAGGAGTCTATGATGGAGGAAGTGTGACTATGGGTGATGGGAGATTTTTTGAGGTAGAATCAACCATTCGTGGTGCACCTATTGACTTGGGTGCAGCATCTGTAAAGGATGGAGGCCAATCCTTGGTATTTGCTGAAACTAGAACCAGATCTGCATCATTGGCTGCCAAAGCATCTGAAATTATTTCGCGGTATCTGCAAGAATCTGAGAAAAAAATTCTAGAGGAGACATCAAAAAAAATACTGAGCAATAATGAAAACACTGCACTAGTAAAGACTCTAGCTGAGTTAGTCAAGAAGGGAGTTGCATTTCACCATGCAGGATTAAATCAAAATTGTAGAGAGATAATTGAAAATGAATTTCGTAGTGGACGAATCAAATTACTTTCCTCAACTCCCACTCTTGCAGCAGGAGTAAATCTTCCTGCACGACGAGTTGTAATATCAAACATTGCAAGATATAATGCAAAGATTGGAGCAAACAAGCCAATTAGCGTTTTAGAATACAAACAGCTTTGTGGACGAGCAGGTAGGCCTCAATATGATGAGTTTGGTGAAGCAATAATCGTTGGAAAATCAAACACTGATGAATTAATCGAGTATTACATTCGTGGAGAACCTGAACCAATAGAATCAAAGATTACAGATGATAAGGCTTTACGAATTCATCTGCTTAGCGTAGTTGTTACAACTCCAGGAATTAAAAAGGAAGAGATTCTTGAATTCTTTTTGCAAACATTAGGGGGATTACAATCAAGAAAGTCTACAATGAAATTTGGAATTGATATTGCAACAAGATATCTACTTCACGAGGGATTTTTAATTAAAAAAGGTGATAGATATGCTGCAACTGATTTTGGAAAAAAAGTTTCCAAGCTGTACATTGACCCATTAACTGCATCCTACTTTAGAAAAGCATTAGAAAATGTTTCAGAAGAAAGAAATCATACGTTTGGATTTTTACATCTTGTATCAAACAGTGAAGAGTTTTTCCCAAAATTTGCATTGCGAAACAAGGACTATGAGACTGCTAGTCTTATGATTGAAAATCATTCCTCTGAATTATTGGAACCAATATCTGAGTATGACTGCAACCGAAGTTTATTGGCCCTACAATCATGGATAACAGAATCTTCGGAGGTCTCATTATCTGATAATCTAAAGATTGAATCAGGAGATATGCACAGAATGGTTGAGACATCAAACTGGTTAGTGTATTGCTTGAGGGAGCTTGCAAAGCAGATGGAGCGTCCGGATTTACTTGATGAATTAGATTCACTTCGAAAGCGTATTGTCTATGGAATTCGTGAGGAGCTTCTTGACCTTGTAAAGATCAAGGGTATTGGAAGAATTCGTGCAAGAAAACTATACAATACTGGAATCAAAAACCTTGATGATTTGGCTGCAATTCCTGTTAAAAAATTGGCAGAGATTGATAAAATTGGTTCAACACTTGCAGATAACATAAAGTCTCAATTACGGAAAGGTAGATAA
- a CDS encoding ATPase has protein sequence METQQMTESALADMVKSFLVQFKDKSGSFKYVEQIDGMMPKNSKFIVIDYNDLVSFPEIDSRFNEHPDQILSAFARAIKEILQERFSKYAEKIKDDIRARIVNYPVQRSLRQINAEVINRMTSVSGMVVRSSEVKPLARELIYKCPDGHLTQIILLKGMSVNTPNKCSDPKCTHRELDIEPETSKFIDFQILRLQELPEDLPPGQLPHYIDVAIKQDLVDNARPGDRIILTGIVRIEQEPIAGVSKVNSGLYRLRIDGNNIEFLGGRGSKTSRKSEREEISPEEEKIIKSLARNPDIYQRLVDSFAPHIQGQMLIKEAILLLVVGSTQRLLGDGSKIRGDINVFLVGDPGTAKSEMLKFCARIAPRGLYTSGRGSTAAGLTAAVVRDKSGIMMLEAGAVVLGDQGLVCIDEFDKMKPEDRSALHEVMEQQSASIAKGGIVATLNARTSILAAANPMYGKYDPFKNITENVNLPIPLLTRFDLIFVVRDIPSKERDRTIAQHIIDLHTPTGVENRSLIDVDILTKYLAYSKRVDPVLTKDAEEKILEYYMKMRNVDSEEMITVTPRQLEGLIRLTTARARLLMKDQADGEDAERAIFLIQSMLQDAGVDVNTGKVDLGVLQGRPRSEVSKMQLFMDVLKSLEGENKTAVEEKLFVKELEKSGKFTEEEARNYIRRMLREASIYESKPGHYNRV, from the coding sequence ATGGAAACTCAACAGATGACAGAATCTGCACTAGCAGACATGGTAAAGTCATTTCTTGTACAATTCAAAGACAAATCTGGCTCTTTCAAGTATGTAGAACAGATTGATGGCATGATGCCAAAGAATTCCAAATTTATCGTAATTGATTACAACGATCTTGTCTCTTTTCCAGAAATTGATTCAAGGTTCAATGAGCATCCAGATCAAATTCTATCTGCATTTGCTCGCGCAATAAAGGAAATACTTCAAGAAAGATTTTCAAAATATGCTGAAAAGATAAAAGATGACATTAGGGCACGTATTGTAAACTATCCAGTTCAGCGTAGCCTTAGACAAATCAATGCCGAAGTAATTAACAGAATGACAAGTGTCTCAGGAATGGTAGTTAGGTCCTCCGAAGTAAAGCCACTTGCAAGAGAATTAATCTACAAATGTCCAGATGGTCACCTTACACAAATCATTCTACTAAAAGGAATGAGTGTTAATACTCCAAACAAATGCAGTGACCCCAAGTGTACACATAGAGAACTTGACATTGAACCTGAAACTAGCAAATTCATAGACTTTCAAATCTTAAGATTACAAGAACTTCCTGAAGACCTTCCACCTGGTCAGCTTCCTCACTATATTGATGTGGCAATAAAGCAAGACCTGGTTGATAACGCAAGACCTGGTGATAGAATCATCCTTACTGGAATTGTTAGAATTGAGCAAGAACCAATTGCTGGAGTAAGCAAGGTAAACAGTGGTTTGTATAGATTAAGAATTGATGGTAACAACATTGAATTTCTTGGAGGCCGTGGCTCAAAGACCTCTAGAAAATCAGAAAGAGAAGAGATTTCACCAGAAGAAGAAAAAATTATCAAATCTTTGGCAAGAAATCCTGATATCTATCAAAGACTAGTGGACTCTTTTGCCCCCCACATTCAGGGTCAGATGCTTATCAAAGAAGCAATCTTGCTTCTAGTAGTTGGCTCTACTCAAAGACTACTAGGTGATGGAAGTAAGATTCGTGGTGACATTAACGTATTTTTGGTCGGAGATCCAGGTACTGCAAAAAGTGAGATGCTAAAATTCTGTGCTAGAATTGCACCAAGAGGTCTTTACACCTCCGGTAGAGGTTCTACTGCAGCAGGTCTTACTGCAGCAGTTGTTAGAGACAAGAGTGGAATTATGATGTTAGAGGCAGGAGCAGTTGTACTTGGAGACCAAGGACTAGTATGCATTGATGAGTTTGATAAGATGAAACCTGAGGACCGCAGTGCACTACATGAAGTCATGGAACAACAATCTGCAAGCATTGCAAAAGGAGGAATCGTTGCAACACTAAATGCTAGAACTTCAATTCTTGCAGCTGCAAACCCAATGTATGGAAAATATGATCCATTCAAAAATATCACTGAAAATGTAAATCTCCCAATTCCTCTTTTGACAAGATTTGATCTGATATTTGTCGTACGAGACATTCCATCAAAAGAAAGGGATCGTACCATTGCACAACATATCATTGATCTTCACACTCCTACAGGTGTTGAGAATCGCTCTCTGATTGATGTTGATATCCTGACAAAATATCTTGCATACTCTAAGCGAGTTGATCCTGTTTTAACTAAAGATGCTGAAGAAAAGATTCTAGAGTACTATATGAAGATGAGAAATGTTGACTCTGAAGAGATGATTACTGTTACCCCAAGACAGCTTGAGGGACTAATTCGTTTGACTACTGCACGAGCTAGACTATTAATGAAAGATCAAGCCGACGGCGAAGATGCAGAAAGAGCAATCTTCCTAATTCAAAGCATGCTTCAAGATGCTGGGGTAGATGTAAACACCGGTAAAGTTGATCTAGGTGTGTTACAAGGAAGACCAAGAAGTGAAGTATCAAAGATGCAACTCTTCATGGATGTTCTAAAATCCTTGGAAGGCGAAAACAAGACAGCAGTAGAAGAAAAACTCTTTGTAAAGGAGCTTGAAAAATCAGGTAAATTTACCGAGGAGGAAGCAAGAAACTACATTAGAAGAATGCTTCGCGAAGCATCTATTTATGAATCAAAACCCGGTCACTATAACCGAGTATGA
- a CDS encoding UDP-N-acetylglucosamine-1-phosphate transferase: MSELIIPGIITSVVAFFTVFVVTPFLIKALEKRKMTVKDFNKPGEIMVVRPGGPALIAGILAAEFTLYAFLQMNEILAVIATTSMAFVVGMIDDRKVMGGWFKPIALAVSAVPIILFGAYDSNLSFPIFGDAVIPALYLAVVIVMIPITGNTINSIDVLNGVASGFMTIASFALTISLVIVQNYEVALISLPLGFVSLAFYRYHKVPSKIFPGDSGALTLGAMYGAIAIVGGVEIIAAIALLPAVINSFLFLSSMKRIVEHRQIKAKPVTHTDDFKLKATTEKDAPVTLVRLILGDKPLSEKQVGYEIFKLAIFSGILAVISAFLTVIKF, translated from the coding sequence TTGTCTGAGCTAATAATTCCAGGAATAATTACATCGGTAGTTGCTTTCTTTACGGTTTTTGTAGTGACTCCATTTTTAATCAAAGCCCTTGAAAAGCGTAAGATGACTGTAAAAGACTTTAACAAACCTGGCGAAATAATGGTGGTTAGACCCGGTGGTCCTGCACTCATTGCAGGAATTCTTGCAGCAGAATTTACACTGTATGCATTCTTACAAATGAATGAAATTCTTGCAGTAATTGCTACAACTAGCATGGCCTTTGTTGTCGGAATGATTGATGATAGAAAGGTAATGGGTGGGTGGTTTAAACCCATTGCACTTGCAGTTTCTGCAGTACCGATAATTCTCTTTGGTGCATATGATTCAAATCTATCTTTTCCAATTTTTGGTGATGCTGTAATTCCTGCACTATACCTTGCAGTAGTAATTGTAATGATTCCCATTACAGGAAACACAATCAACTCAATTGATGTGTTAAACGGAGTTGCTAGTGGTTTTATGACCATTGCAAGCTTTGCTTTAACAATCTCGTTGGTAATAGTTCAAAACTATGAGGTAGCCTTGATTAGTTTGCCGTTAGGTTTTGTCTCACTTGCATTTTACAGGTATCATAAAGTTCCAAGTAAAATTTTTCCAGGTGATTCAGGAGCACTGACACTTGGTGCAATGTATGGTGCAATTGCAATTGTAGGTGGAGTTGAAATTATAGCAGCAATTGCTTTGCTACCAGCTGTAATTAACTCATTTTTGTTTCTCTCCAGCATGAAGAGAATTGTCGAGCACAGACAGATAAAAGCAAAACCTGTTACACATACTGATGATTTTAAACTCAAGGCAACTACTGAAAAGGATGCTCCAGTTACACTGGTTCGACTAATTCTTGGGGACAAGCCATTATCTGAGAAGCAAGTTGGCTATGAAATATTCAAACTGGCAATTTTTTCAGGCATTCTGGCAGTGATAAGCGCCTTTTTGACGGTGATCAAATTTTGA
- a CDS encoding N-acetyltransferase yields the protein MVTNHISQKAKIGKNVSIWHFSYIGDNVEIGDNVKIGSLAHIDYNVKIGENTKIEGLAYIPPLSRIGKNVFIGPNAALTNDPYPMCDKMIGVTIEDGAIIGARAVIKAGVTVGKNSVVAMGAVVTKDVPPNSVVVGVPAKVKYSREEYDKKQKDWLES from the coding sequence TTGGTAACAAATCATATTTCTCAAAAAGCAAAGATTGGAAAAAATGTAAGCATCTGGCATTTTTCGTATATTGGAGACAATGTAGAGATTGGAGACAATGTCAAGATTGGTTCCCTTGCACATATTGACTATAACGTAAAGATTGGAGAAAATACAAAGATCGAAGGACTTGCTTACATTCCGCCTTTATCACGAATTGGAAAGAATGTGTTTATCGGACCAAATGCTGCATTAACAAATGATCCATACCCAATGTGTGATAAAATGATTGGAGTTACTATTGAAGATGGTGCAATAATTGGTGCACGTGCCGTGATTAAGGCAGGTGTCACGGTAGGAAAGAATAGTGTTGTTGCAATGGGAGCAGTAGTAACCAAGGATGTTCCTCCAAATTCAGTAGTTGTTGGAGTTCCAGCTAAAGTAAAGTACTCTAGAGAAGAGTATGATAAAAAACAAAAAGATTGGTTGGAATCTTAG
- a CDS encoding translation initiation factor IF-6 — protein MDIYKYDIYRGPNIGIYTKTNDSFVFLPNGFTKEKSDTLAKYLKTEVLITSIANTRLIGIMMALNNNGILLPSTASEHELQFLKKETGLNVEILDTKHNALGNMIATNDSGAIVSPSIPKESLKKIQDVLGVEVLQKRVAGYHQVGAMLVSTSHGGIIHPETDDEDIRIISNVLKTEIEPATINGGIPFVGSGVLANNNSVVVGSFTSGPEIMMLTRAFQS, from the coding sequence TTGGATATTTACAAATACGATATTTATCGTGGCCCAAACATTGGAATTTACACCAAGACAAATGACAGTTTTGTCTTTTTACCAAATGGGTTTACAAAAGAAAAATCAGATACGCTTGCAAAATATTTGAAAACAGAAGTTCTAATCACATCAATTGCAAACACAAGATTGATTGGAATTATGATGGCATTAAACAATAATGGAATTCTTTTACCTAGTACAGCATCAGAGCATGAGCTGCAATTTTTGAAAAAAGAGACAGGACTTAATGTAGAAATTTTAGATACAAAACATAATGCATTGGGAAACATGATTGCAACAAATGATTCAGGTGCAATTGTTTCACCATCTATACCAAAAGAGTCTTTGAAAAAAATTCAAGATGTGTTAGGAGTAGAAGTTTTACAAAAAAGAGTGGCAGGATATCACCAAGTCGGTGCGATGTTGGTATCAACTAGTCATGGTGGCATCATTCATCCAGAAACAGATGATGAGGACATTAGAATAATATCAAATGTGTTAAAGACAGAGATAGAGCCTGCAACTATTAATGGAGGAATTCCATTTGTGGGTTCCGGCGTTCTAGCAAATAACAATTCAGTCGTAGTCGGTTCATTTACCAGTGGGCCTGAAATAATGATGCTCACAAGAGCATTTCAAAGTTGA
- the hisS gene encoding histidine--tRNA ligase gives MELPRGMKDFDPEELSQIEYVREKFIETAKIFGFSLMDPSPIESLSTLEAKSGPAIREEIYFFKDKGEREIALRFDFTVGLTRYVASQKSLKLPAKLGSFGGVWRYDEPQKGRYRFFHQWNIELFGKPSLESESEVIEFTSRLFEKLGLKNIVIEINHRKLVESFVRKTPQTKSSFVDDKILADSFRLIDKVAKKSRDELIKEYEESLGHQFTQKLLDFASIKGNPEEIEKKIDVSSIESWDYLKRLWNSLHNRGISNIRINFGIVRGLDYYSGTVFEVFDDSSDLGALAGGGRYDALTEAFGRNDIGATGVAGGVERIILTMKDQGIENKQNPPRVSVLYVNDEMLPHAMNLASKLRQAKIPTLVDLVGRQLKKQMDAASESMFSIIVAPAEFAEKKIVLRNMKDGNESKINLDELVSNPKSFLQL, from the coding sequence TTGGAACTACCTCGAGGTATGAAGGACTTTGATCCTGAAGAACTATCCCAAATAGAATATGTAAGAGAAAAATTCATAGAAACTGCAAAAATTTTCGGTTTTTCACTAATGGATCCATCTCCAATCGAATCCCTTTCCACATTGGAGGCAAAGTCTGGTCCAGCTATTCGTGAAGAGATTTATTTTTTCAAAGACAAAGGGGAACGTGAGATTGCATTACGGTTTGACTTCACCGTGGGACTGACAAGGTACGTTGCATCACAAAAATCATTGAAACTTCCTGCAAAACTTGGCTCCTTTGGAGGAGTATGGCGTTATGATGAACCCCAAAAAGGACGATATCGATTCTTTCACCAATGGAACATTGAATTATTTGGCAAACCAAGCTTAGAATCTGAATCTGAAGTAATAGAATTTACTTCAAGACTTTTTGAAAAACTAGGACTCAAAAACATTGTCATTGAAATTAATCATAGAAAGCTTGTAGAATCTTTTGTTAGAAAAACACCTCAAACAAAATCCTCATTTGTTGATGACAAAATTCTTGCTGATTCCTTTAGACTGATTGACAAAGTAGCAAAAAAATCCCGTGATGAACTAATCAAAGAATACGAAGAATCCCTTGGTCATCAATTTACTCAAAAACTACTTGATTTTGCCAGTATCAAGGGTAACCCTGAAGAGATTGAGAAAAAAATAGACGTCTCCTCTATTGAATCATGGGATTATCTTAAGCGACTGTGGAATTCTTTACACAATAGAGGGATATCAAATATTAGAATTAATTTTGGAATAGTTCGCGGACTGGATTATTACTCCGGTACTGTCTTTGAAGTATTTGATGACTCTTCAGATCTTGGTGCATTGGCAGGTGGAGGAAGATACGATGCATTAACGGAAGCATTTGGAAGAAATGATATTGGTGCAACTGGTGTTGCAGGAGGTGTGGAGAGAATAATTCTCACTATGAAGGATCAAGGAATTGAAAATAAACAAAATCCACCCAGAGTTTCGGTTTTATATGTAAATGATGAGATGCTCCCTCATGCAATGAATCTTGCATCAAAACTACGACAAGCAAAAATTCCTACACTTGTGGATCTTGTTGGCCGACAGCTAAAAAAACAGATGGATGCAGCATCTGAATCCATGTTTAGTATTATTGTCGCACCTGCCGAATTTGCAGAGAAAAAAATTGTACTACGTAATATGAAAGATGGAAATGAATCTAAAATTAATCTAGATGAATTAGTATCGAATCCAAAATCTTTTCTTCAACTTTGA
- a CDS encoding gfo/Idh/MocA family oxidoreductase: MRVAQIGTGGWGKNHARILSQLGVLVAICDADKQRCKEFGERYSVNQYDSVDSLLSSEDFDAAVICTPTSTHAKIATQLIQAKKHVFVEKPMTYLSEEGEDLMKLAEKNKVLLTCGYIERFNPAVGIVKDFVKSKKYGELVMLEFHRENRMPLHIKDVGIIYDTSVHDIDTAMWLFDDTPEVIFARAGKIRHEHEDFASIMLGFKDNKVAIISSNWITPTRVRTFNAVCTDAIISSDFITQEVKIETNNDTEIPRNEKKEPLLLELQTFLGAIEGKNELLVKAQHAVNVTKIAEAALLSSQKGTPIYLDLK; encoded by the coding sequence ATGAGAGTTGCACAAATTGGAACCGGAGGATGGGGCAAAAACCATGCGAGAATTCTCTCACAGTTAGGCGTTCTTGTTGCAATTTGTGATGCCGACAAGCAGAGATGCAAGGAGTTTGGAGAAAGATACTCTGTTAACCAATACGACTCTGTTGACTCATTGTTATCTTCAGAAGATTTTGATGCAGCTGTAATCTGTACACCTACATCAACACATGCAAAGATTGCCACGCAATTGATTCAAGCAAAAAAACATGTTTTCGTTGAAAAACCCATGACGTATCTCTCAGAAGAAGGCGAAGATCTCATGAAACTTGCTGAAAAAAATAAAGTTCTTCTCACCTGCGGGTACATTGAGAGATTCAATCCAGCAGTAGGAATTGTGAAAGATTTTGTTAAATCAAAAAAATACGGAGAATTAGTTATGCTAGAATTTCATAGAGAAAATAGGATGCCCTTGCATATCAAAGATGTAGGAATTATCTACGATACATCTGTTCATGATATTGACACTGCCATGTGGCTTTTTGATGATACCCCTGAAGTAATTTTTGCAAGAGCAGGAAAGATAAGACACGAGCATGAAGATTTTGCTTCAATAATGCTTGGATTCAAAGACAATAAAGTTGCAATAATATCATCAAACTGGATTACACCAACCAGAGTCAGAACTTTCAATGCAGTATGTACTGATGCAATAATTTCATCAGACTTTATCACACAAGAAGTAAAGATTGAAACAAATAATGATACAGAAATTCCTCGCAATGAAAAAAAGGAGCCGCTGTTACTCGAGCTTCAAACATTTTTGGGAGCAATTGAAGGGAAAAACGAGTTATTAGTAAAAGCACAGCATGCTGTTAACGTTACAAAGATTGCAGAAGCGGCACTTTTATCTAGTCAGAAAGGAACCCCGATTTATCTCGATTTAAAATGA
- a CDS encoding ferredoxin family protein, protein MPIAENFPEGLKPIGKINHADGEHFHFMWGPGRGDAETSSNEEVQAAYKARGEKFQPLGVSGTMVAVDWDSCVADGACIEACPVQVFQWYRTEKDIPANKVIGETFEGTGSSVKEERKDYTDKADPIREHDCIWCMACVSVCPPQAIKVDQSNLEAHEKAAGTFVKMEAGTANPHAHD, encoded by the coding sequence ATGCCAATTGCAGAAAATTTTCCAGAAGGTCTAAAGCCAATCGGAAAAATTAATCACGCAGACGGTGAACACTTTCACTTCATGTGGGGTCCAGGTAGAGGCGACGCAGAAACTTCATCTAACGAGGAAGTTCAAGCAGCTTACAAGGCCCGTGGTGAAAAATTTCAGCCACTAGGTGTCAGCGGAACAATGGTCGCAGTCGATTGGGATTCTTGTGTAGCAGACGGTGCTTGCATCGAAGCCTGCCCAGTACAAGTTTTCCAATGGTACAGAACTGAAAAAGATATTCCAGCCAACAAAGTCATTGGTGAAACTTTTGAGGGTACTGGAAGTTCTGTAAAAGAAGAACGTAAGGATTACACTGACAAAGCAGATCCAATCAGAGAACATGATTGTATCTGGTGTATGGCTTGCGTCTCAGTCTGTCCTCCTCAAGCTATCAAAGTTGATCAATCTAACTTGGAAGCACATGAGAAAGCAGCTGGAACCTTCGTCAAGATGGAAGCAGGAACTGCTAATCCACACGCACACGACTAA
- a CDS encoding Trm112 family protein → MKKSMLDILACPIDKHFPLELLECKSKTEIVEEGVLYCTKCSRFYPIIEEIPIMLPDELRDKKQDMEFLKNNKDKLPEKIIKQASPWHL, encoded by the coding sequence ATGAAAAAAAGTATGCTGGATATCTTAGCATGTCCAATTGACAAACATTTTCCACTTGAACTGCTAGAGTGTAAATCAAAAACAGAGATAGTTGAGGAAGGAGTATTGTACTGCACAAAATGCTCGAGATTCTATCCAATTATAGAAGAGATTCCAATAATGTTACCTGATGAATTACGTGACAAAAAACAAGATATGGAATTTTTGAAAAATAATAAGGATAAACTTCCTGAAAAAATAATTAAGCAGGCATCACCATGGCACTTGTGA